The nucleotide sequence AGCAAATGAAGAAATGTGCTTTAGTTACAGGTGGATCTCGTGGAATTGGAAAAGCCATCTGCTTAAAATTGGCAAAGGATTTGCAGTACCATATTTTGATTAATTATCAATCGAATGAAGCTGCTGCGTTAGAAACCAAACAATTGATTGAAAACGAAGGCGGATCGGCAGAAATATTAGGTTTTAATGTAGCTAGTTTAGATGAAACTCAAGTAGCATTAAATTCTTGGAAAGAAACCAATCCCGAAGCTGTTGTAGAAGTTATCGTAAACAATGCAGGCATTACACGCGACGGTTTGTTTATGTGGATGCAACCAAACGACTGGAAAAATGTAATTGATACCAGCCTGAACGGTTTTTACAACGTAACCAATTTCTTTATTCAAGAAATGTTGCGCAGTAAATACGGCAGAATCATTAATATGGTTTCGGTTTCGGGTGTAAAAGGAACACCGGGTCAAACCAATTATTCAGCTGCAAAAGGTGCATTGGTAGCAGCAACAAAAGCGCTAGCACAAGAAGTAGCCAAACGTAAAATCACTGTAAACGCCGTTGCACCAGGTTTTATTAAAACCGATATGACGGCTGATTTAGACGAAAAAGAATTAACAAAAATGATACCTGCCAACCGTTTTGGCGAAGCCGAAGAAGTAGCTGATTTAGTTGCATTTCTGGCTTCAAAAAAATCGGGGTACATAACAGGTGAAATCATCAATATAAACGGAGGAATTTATTCTTAAGGATGTATAGTGTAAATTGTATCGAGTATAACGAACACAATATACAGCTTACACTATACAAGAATACAAAAATTATGAATAACAGAGTGGTGATAACCGGTATGGGAATTTATTCGTGTATCGGTACCAATTTAGAAGAAGTTAAACAATCTTTATACGAAGGAAAATCGGGTATTGTGTTTGATGAAGAACGCAAAGAATACGGTTTTCAGTCGGCATTAACAGGTAAAGTTCCATCGCCCGATTTAAAACCATTTTTAAGTCGCAGGCAGCGTATTACCATTGGTGAAGAAACCGAATATGCCTATGTGGCAACAATGGAAGCTTTACAAAATGCAGATATTTCTTTAGATGATTTCAACAAGCGCGAAATTGGTTTAATTTACGGAAACGACAGTGTTTCTAAAGCCATTATTGAAGCTACCGATATTGTTCGTGAAAAAAAAGATACCGCTTTAATAGGTTCAGGAGCCATTTTTAAGTCGATGAATTCTACAGTAACCATGAATTTATCAACCATTTTTAACATTACCGGCATTAATATGACCATTAGTGCAGCTTGTGCCAGCGGATCGCATGCCATTGGTTTGGGATATATGATGATTAAAAACGGATTACAAGATTTGGTTATTTGCGGTGGAGCACAAGAAATCAATAAGTATGGCATGGCAAGTTTCGATGGTTTAGGTGTTTTTTCGCCTCGTGAAAACGATCCAGCAAAAGCATGTCGTCCGTTCGATGCTGCTCGAGACGGCTTGGTTCCAAGTGGTGGAGGTGCTACAATCATTATTGAAAGTTTAGATAGTGCGTTAGCTCGCGGTGCAAATATTATTGCAGAAATTGTCGGTTACGGATTTTCATCAAACGGCGGACATATTTCAACTCCGAACGTTGATGGTCCTGCAACAGCTATGCGTAAAGCTTTGCAACAGGCAGGTTTAAATGCAGCCGATGTTCAATACATCAACGCACACGCAACATCAACTCCGGTGGGCGATGCAAACGAAGCACAGGCAATTGATGAAGTTTTCGGAGCAACAAAACCGTATGTTTCAAGTACCAAATCAATGACAGGTCATGAATGTTGGATGGCGGGGGCAAGCGAGATTATTTATTCTACCATTATGATGAATGAAGGATTTATTGCACCAAACATCAATTACGAAACACCCGACGAGCATTCTGCTAAGTTGAATATTGCTACAAAAACAATTACTAAAGATTTTAACGTATATTTGTCGAATTCTTTCGGATTTGGCGGAACAAATTCGGCAGTAATCGTTAAAAAATATAAATAAATTTAAAAAGACCTCACAGGTTTTTAAAATCTGTGAGGTCTAAAAAATTAATAACAACTATTCTCATAAATAAAAACACACAAATGAATATTGAGGAAATCATCGATAAAGTAAACGAAATTTTAGTTGAAGAATTCGAAGTAGATGCAGAAGTAATCGAAGCAGATAAAAATTTAAAGCAAACTTTAGATTTAGACAGTTTGGATTATGTGGATTTGGTTGTAATTATCGAATCAAATTTTGGCGTAAAATTAGTCGAAGCTGATTTTGTGGGAATGGTAACTTTTCAAGATTTCTATAACATCATCAACAATAAAATAGCTGCTAAAAACGCTTAAAAATGACCCAATGGAGCGGAAAATCTAAAGGAACAATTTTAGGTTACAAAATATTTGTTTATTGCATTAAAAAGCTAGGAATACGTGCTGCTTACAGCGTTTTGGTATTCGTGGCTTTTTATTATTTTGTGGCCTACCTTACTTCTTTTAAAGCCATGTTTTCGTATTTTCGTTACCGTCAGCAGTTTTCGTTACCGTCAGCAGTTTTCGCCGTTTACAAAAGCTATTTTACCTTTGGTCAGGTGTTGATTGATAAAATAGCTATTTCGGCAGGTTTACATAACAAATTTACCTTTGATTTTGACGGTGTTGATATTTTAAAGCAACTGTTAAACGAAGGCAAAGGCGGTATTTTAATCAGTGCACATATTGGAAATTTTGAAATAGCCGAAAAGTTTTTTGCCGAGATCGATTTTAACTGTCAGATACATATTGTAACCGTAGATCAAGAACATTCGGTAATAAAAGAATATTTGGAAAGTATTACCGATACTAAGCCAAACGTGCAGTTTATTTACGTAAAAGAAGATCTATCGCACATTTTTGAAATAAACGACGCGCTTTCTAAAAATCATTTGATCTGTTTTACGGGCGATCGGTATTTTGATCAATCACGAACCATGCAGGCTAATTTATTGGGTAAACAAGCACATTTTCCTGCAGGTACTTTTATGCTGGCATCGCGGTTAAATGCGCCGGTTGCCTTTGTTTATGTTATGAAAGAACCTAATTTGCATTACCATTTATACACGCGCAGAGCACCCGAATTTAAACACCGCGATGCACAGGCAGTATTGAATAGTTATACCGATAGTGTTTCGCAAATGTTAAAAAAATATCCATACCAGTGGTTTAATTATTTCGATTTTTGGAAGGATTAAAGATTATTTGAAAGTAAGCATATAGTTTGTCATTCCGACAGAGCTAGGAACGAGCGACGAGGAATCTTCCTACAGAATGACAAGATCATGAAAACAAACAACCTATGAAAAACGTTTTAGTTATTTATTATTCGCAATCGGGTCAGTTAAAAGAAATTGCCGATCAAATCAGCCTTCCGTTTGTTGAAGATGCCAATGTGAATGTAACTTATTACAACATTCAAACTAAAAAAAACTTTCCGTTTCCGTGGGATAACGATTCGTTTTTCGATGTTTTTCCCGAAACGTTCAAACAAATTCCAACAGAAATTGTTCCGCCAAGCAACGAAATCCTTCAAACAAAATTCGATTTGGTTTTACTGCATTTTCAGGTTTGGTACCTTTCGCCATCAATTCCAATAAATTCGTTTTTAAAAAGCGAATATGCCAAAACCATTTTAAACAACGTTCCAATAATTACCATTAGTGGAAGCCGCAATATGTGGGCATTTGCACAAGAAAAAGTAAAAGTGTTGTTGAAAGATGTAAATGCACATTTGGTAGGAAACATTGCGTTAACCGACAGAAATATTAACCTAATAAGCGTAATAACTATTGTTGACTGGATGTTTCACGGAAAAAAAAGAAAGGTTTATGGTTTTTTACCACTTCCTGGTGTTTCCAATCAGGAAATTAAAGATTCTTCAAAGTTCGGAGAAATCATTCTACCCTTTTTAAAACAAGAAAATTACAACAATTTACAGCAAAAATTAGTTGATAACGGCGCTGTAGAATTTCGTTGGTTTCTGCTATCAATGGATAAAAAAGCCAATAAAATGTTCACCATTTGGTCGAATTTAATTTTAAAAA is from Flavobacterium dauae and encodes:
- a CDS encoding beta-ketoacyl-[acyl-carrier-protein] synthase family protein, whose protein sequence is MNNRVVITGMGIYSCIGTNLEEVKQSLYEGKSGIVFDEERKEYGFQSALTGKVPSPDLKPFLSRRQRITIGEETEYAYVATMEALQNADISLDDFNKREIGLIYGNDSVSKAIIEATDIVREKKDTALIGSGAIFKSMNSTVTMNLSTIFNITGINMTISAACASGSHAIGLGYMMIKNGLQDLVICGGAQEINKYGMASFDGLGVFSPRENDPAKACRPFDAARDGLVPSGGGATIIIESLDSALARGANIIAEIVGYGFSSNGGHISTPNVDGPATAMRKALQQAGLNAADVQYINAHATSTPVGDANEAQAIDEVFGATKPYVSSTKSMTGHECWMAGASEIIYSTIMMNEGFIAPNINYETPDEHSAKLNIATKTITKDFNVYLSNSFGFGGTNSAVIVKKYK
- a CDS encoding acyl carrier protein, producing MNIEEIIDKVNEILVEEFEVDAEVIEADKNLKQTLDLDSLDYVDLVVIIESNFGVKLVEADFVGMVTFQDFYNIINNKIAAKNA
- the fabG gene encoding 3-oxoacyl-ACP reductase FabG, coding for MKKCALVTGGSRGIGKAICLKLAKDLQYHILINYQSNEAAALETKQLIENEGGSAEILGFNVASLDETQVALNSWKETNPEAVVEVIVNNAGITRDGLFMWMQPNDWKNVIDTSLNGFYNVTNFFIQEMLRSKYGRIINMVSVSGVKGTPGQTNYSAAKGALVAATKALAQEVAKRKITVNAVAPGFIKTDMTADLDEKELTKMIPANRFGEAEEVADLVAFLASKKSGYITGEIININGGIYS
- a CDS encoding LpxL/LpxP family acyltransferase; this translates as MTQWSGKSKGTILGYKIFVYCIKKLGIRAAYSVLVFVAFYYFVAYLTSFKAMFSYFRYRQQFSLPSAVFAVYKSYFTFGQVLIDKIAISAGLHNKFTFDFDGVDILKQLLNEGKGGILISAHIGNFEIAEKFFAEIDFNCQIHIVTVDQEHSVIKEYLESITDTKPNVQFIYVKEDLSHIFEINDALSKNHLICFTGDRYFDQSRTMQANLLGKQAHFPAGTFMLASRLNAPVAFVYVMKEPNLHYHLYTRRAPEFKHRDAQAVLNSYTDSVSQMLKKYPYQWFNYFDFWKD
- a CDS encoding dialkylrecorsinol condensing enzyme DarA codes for the protein MKNVLVIYYSQSGQLKEIADQISLPFVEDANVNVTYYNIQTKKNFPFPWDNDSFFDVFPETFKQIPTEIVPPSNEILQTKFDLVLLHFQVWYLSPSIPINSFLKSEYAKTILNNVPIITISGSRNMWAFAQEKVKVLLKDVNAHLVGNIALTDRNINLISVITIVDWMFHGKKRKVYGFLPLPGVSNQEIKDSSKFGEIILPFLKQENYNNLQQKLVDNGAVEFRWFLLSMDKKANKMFTIWSNLILKNPAKRKTLLKVFKGYLFAAIWVLSPIVHLIELILYPILYFSISKKKKYFQGIS